One segment of Sulfobacillus thermosulfidooxidans DSM 9293 DNA contains the following:
- a CDS encoding phosphatidate cytidylyltransferase, protein MLGLRILTATFGIPVIILLVYLGGWFLVAGVAILAAIGVVEIHRMFHSRGIVFYPWLAILWIWSLLTAVGLGKPLMSVLVLGVAIVAIVALLSSPQESLQGAVTTTWVALYVGLFFAFLPLIREMVHGQFLAYTFFAVIWTTDTMAFFVGRRFGKHKLMPRVSPGKTWEGTVGGTIGGTVVAIGAFYLMHAHMVDGLIFGLVISVMGQIGDLLESAIKRYSGVKDSGGLLPGHGGVLDRFDSSLLTLPIAYYLLRGLGIH, encoded by the coding sequence GTGCTGGGACTTCGAATACTAACCGCGACATTTGGAATTCCCGTCATCATTCTCTTGGTGTATCTGGGAGGGTGGTTTTTGGTGGCGGGTGTCGCCATTTTAGCGGCGATTGGTGTTGTAGAAATTCACCGGATGTTTCATTCCCGCGGCATTGTATTTTATCCCTGGCTGGCTATTTTATGGATTTGGTCTCTGCTCACGGCAGTGGGATTAGGTAAACCTTTGATGTCGGTATTGGTTTTAGGGGTGGCTATTGTTGCCATTGTGGCCTTATTAAGTTCGCCACAAGAAAGTCTGCAAGGTGCTGTTACCACGACGTGGGTAGCCCTGTATGTGGGGCTGTTTTTTGCGTTCCTTCCCCTTATTCGCGAAATGGTTCATGGACAATTTTTAGCCTATACCTTTTTTGCTGTGATTTGGACGACGGACACGATGGCCTTCTTTGTAGGCCGCCGATTTGGCAAACATAAATTAATGCCCCGTGTCAGTCCAGGAAAGACGTGGGAAGGAACAGTCGGAGGCACCATAGGCGGTACAGTGGTGGCCATTGGCGCCTTTTATTTAATGCATGCCCACATGGTGGACGGATTGATTTTTGGTCTGGTGATCAGTGTCATGGGACAAATCGGCGATTTGTTGGAATCTGCCATCAAAAGGTACAGTGGGGTAAAAGATTCGGGAGGGTTGCTACCGGGGCATGGAGGGGTACTTGACCGTTTTGATTCATCTTTGCTGACCTTACCCATTGCCTATTATTTGTTGCGAGGCTTGGGCATACATTAG
- a CDS encoding universal stress protein, which produces MASTYKRRTPEEILEDIRRMSRGKHRVYLGAAPGVGKTYTMLSDAHIAKEQGIDVVIGVIDTHGREETAELTRGLEAVPLATCTYKGLEVGELDVGAVMARGPDVVLVDELAHTNADNCKNRKRYQDVEDLLAAGINVWSTLNIQHLESLNDTVRQITGVRVRETVPDSIVREANEIRLVDLTPEALIERLKRGKVYQGRRIDQALQNFFRTGNITALRELALRVVADDTDDRLETYMNRHAIEGPWPTHDRIMVAVTPSPNGARLLRRGYRIAQRLKAEFYVVIVRPADGRAFSASDEQTLQAHINLAKQLGAQVVELRDNNVPRALVNFAREHHVTEIVMGESLRTRWQEVFKGSVINEVLRQTSNIDILVVGHERDRD; this is translated from the coding sequence ATGGCCTCTACATATAAACGCAGAACACCAGAAGAAATATTGGAAGATATCCGCCGGATGTCACGGGGCAAGCACCGCGTCTATCTCGGTGCTGCTCCCGGAGTTGGTAAAACCTATACCATGCTGAGTGACGCGCACATTGCCAAAGAACAAGGCATTGATGTGGTTATTGGTGTTATTGATACGCACGGTCGAGAGGAAACCGCCGAGTTGACACGCGGACTGGAAGCGGTTCCGCTGGCTACTTGCACCTACAAGGGGCTTGAGGTGGGGGAACTGGACGTGGGAGCGGTAATGGCGCGAGGACCTGACGTGGTATTGGTGGATGAATTGGCTCACACCAATGCGGACAACTGCAAAAATCGAAAGCGTTATCAAGACGTTGAAGACTTGCTGGCTGCCGGAATTAATGTGTGGTCGACATTAAATATCCAACATCTTGAATCTCTTAATGACACGGTGCGGCAGATCACAGGTGTCAGGGTTCGCGAAACCGTGCCCGATTCCATCGTACGCGAAGCTAACGAGATAAGGCTTGTAGACCTGACCCCAGAAGCGTTGATAGAACGCTTGAAACGGGGAAAAGTCTACCAAGGTCGGCGAATTGACCAAGCCTTACAAAATTTTTTCCGAACTGGCAATATCACGGCATTACGGGAACTCGCTTTACGAGTGGTGGCCGATGATACTGATGATCGCCTTGAGACTTATATGAACCGGCACGCGATTGAAGGACCATGGCCCACCCATGACCGGATTATGGTGGCTGTGACGCCTTCCCCCAATGGGGCTCGGCTGTTACGGCGTGGATACCGAATTGCTCAACGGTTAAAGGCAGAGTTTTATGTGGTGATTGTTCGTCCTGCAGACGGCCGGGCCTTTTCGGCGTCTGATGAACAAACCTTACAAGCCCATATTAATTTGGCCAAACAGCTTGGCGCACAAGTGGTGGAGTTGCGTGACAACAATGTTCCTAGAGCTCTCGTGAACTTCGCTAGGGAACATCATGTGACGGAAATCGTTATGGGAGAATCATTGAGAACCAGGTGGCAAGAAGTCTTTAAGGGATCTGTCATCAACGAAGTTTTGCGTCAAACCAGTAATATTGACATTTTAGTGGTTGGGCACGAACGGGATCGCGACTAA
- a CDS encoding sensor histidine kinase, with translation MIIGISFFRQAYLQVRQAFFALQLLTEVQTDLLAHHNAQAIRLFANAESLLRLPLHPLTFAQLQTTLTMAYERLSPLTLSLNPGMIVVWIGLTGLVIFVFWIEERRIDRLQEDKRHLYSQWMAITTAWTGHRFLTHPEELFARILEQVKKEMGLDGVEIWQWRSDPQNALTVFVATGSSILSDALPIPQAFLEPSLGLLGTVIQDQNPAYSGEASELKAIFPGLRVPNMAILPLYLQENIWGFFVLWGPEHAWYFRHQDVLKIIALQISTILTNNVLEEQARRAEVYQQMARGRSELLANVSHELRTPLGLIRGYAETLLNLFERLQPEERQEFLLTILEESQQLEQLIDNLLNMSQIEEQGIALNRRSFALKPWIVGLLRRIMPQDRQRIHISVQDTIVFGDPERLFEALINIVENSLKYSSGNIFIMSGISNGWWTVRVRDEGPGVAASDLERIFQRFYRGSGAAQSDKRGSGLGLSIVKRIVEAHHGRIWAENVRPQGFLVGIELPLQDGGKGGPDRGYPS, from the coding sequence ATGATAATCGGAATAAGTTTCTTTCGCCAGGCGTACTTGCAGGTACGTCAGGCTTTTTTTGCTTTGCAGCTGCTAACTGAAGTGCAAACCGATCTCCTGGCCCATCATAATGCGCAAGCAATCCGTCTTTTTGCAAATGCTGAAAGCTTATTGCGATTACCGTTGCATCCTTTAACCTTTGCACAGTTACAAACCACTCTGACCATGGCTTATGAAAGACTCAGCCCGTTAACTTTAAGCCTTAACCCGGGCATGATTGTAGTTTGGATCGGTCTCACAGGATTAGTGATTTTTGTCTTTTGGATAGAAGAACGCCGCATCGATCGTTTGCAAGAGGACAAAAGACATTTATACTCCCAGTGGATGGCCATAACGACGGCATGGACGGGTCATCGATTTCTTACCCATCCAGAAGAACTTTTCGCCCGTATTTTGGAACAGGTTAAGAAAGAAATGGGCTTAGATGGCGTAGAAATTTGGCAATGGCGTAGTGATCCGCAAAATGCCCTGACGGTCTTTGTCGCAACAGGGTCCAGTATCTTGAGCGATGCGTTGCCCATACCTCAAGCGTTTCTTGAACCGTCGCTTGGATTATTGGGCACTGTAATCCAAGACCAAAACCCAGCATATTCCGGCGAAGCGTCAGAATTAAAGGCAATTTTTCCCGGGCTAAGAGTTCCCAATATGGCCATATTGCCGTTATATCTGCAAGAAAACATTTGGGGATTTTTCGTCCTTTGGGGTCCTGAACACGCCTGGTATTTTCGACATCAAGATGTATTAAAGATTATTGCCCTGCAAATCAGTACAATTTTGACCAATAACGTATTGGAAGAACAGGCGAGACGGGCGGAAGTTTACCAACAAATGGCGAGAGGCCGTTCCGAATTACTCGCCAATGTATCGCATGAATTGCGTACACCCTTGGGATTGATTAGAGGGTACGCGGAAACCTTGCTGAATTTATTCGAGAGATTGCAGCCAGAAGAGCGACAAGAATTTTTGTTAACGATCCTCGAGGAAAGCCAACAATTGGAACAGTTAATCGATAATTTACTAAATATGTCCCAAATTGAAGAGCAAGGGATAGCTCTAAATCGCCGTAGTTTTGCTTTGAAACCGTGGATCGTTGGGCTTTTACGCCGCATCATGCCGCAAGATCGTCAACGCATTCATATTTCGGTGCAAGATACGATAGTTTTTGGTGACCCAGAGCGGTTATTTGAGGCATTAATCAATATCGTGGAAAACAGCTTGAAATATTCATCCGGAAACATCTTTATTATGAGTGGAATATCTAACGGATGGTGGACGGTGCGCGTGCGTGATGAAGGGCCTGGCGTTGCCGCCTCGGATTTGGAACGGATTTTCCAACGGTTTTATCGGGGGTCCGGGGCCGCTCAATCCGATAAACGGGGCTCAGGACTAGGGCTCAGCATTGTCAAACGGATTGTCGAGGCACATCATGGGCGTATTTGGGCGGAAAATGTTCGCCCTCAAGGGTTTTTAGTGGGAATTGAATTGCCACTGCAAGACGGTGGGAAAGGAGGGCCAGATCGTGGCTACCCGTCCTGA
- a CDS encoding glycosyl hydrolase family 18 protein: protein MKAHNLKLLTALSFATVFIGGCSLYAEPQKPAPAKHTTQSTRKAANKATQTVKKTTNTTNSKSSTGKLKVIAFYDQTMTHVHPDPFTFVKAHPGLVTYLSPFWYEVTATGTVIAKPEGNAATLAKQAHLPLMPLFNNYMGTDGMLTSQSLRTKAIDQIVHLVTSKNYAGVQIDFQKLKPTDRTLLVDFMNELHTKMPKNKVISMSVIPLTAGTGQSGAYDLGALDKDVNSMVLMAYDLHGNGTPPGPVSPFNWVKQSINLALKAGVQPSKLYLGIANYGYLWKAGSTKATTIPLKVMYQHKYGAYTWNPTYKEAYDHYTSKGVSYTIWFVNDRAAVDRIKLAEQDHLGGVAFWRIGYEDAKWWNRVAKALKQPAPTKSGTTATSKKQASPQHRNKT from the coding sequence TTGAAAGCCCACAATTTAAAATTGCTTACGGCATTAAGTTTCGCCACCGTGTTCATCGGAGGATGCAGTTTATATGCTGAACCGCAAAAACCGGCTCCGGCAAAGCACACCACGCAATCGACTCGAAAAGCCGCGAATAAGGCAACGCAAACGGTGAAGAAGACAACAAATACGACTAACAGCAAATCGTCAACAGGGAAACTCAAGGTCATTGCCTTTTATGACCAAACCATGACCCATGTCCATCCCGATCCTTTCACATTTGTCAAGGCCCATCCGGGACTGGTAACCTACCTTTCACCGTTTTGGTATGAAGTCACCGCCACAGGAACGGTGATAGCGAAACCAGAAGGCAATGCTGCCACCTTAGCAAAGCAGGCGCATTTGCCGCTCATGCCACTGTTTAACAATTACATGGGCACAGATGGTATGCTCACTTCCCAAAGTTTGCGCACGAAAGCGATTGACCAAATTGTCCATTTAGTCACGTCCAAGAATTACGCCGGCGTTCAAATCGATTTTCAAAAATTGAAGCCAACCGATCGCACGCTTCTCGTGGATTTTATGAACGAGTTGCATACAAAAATGCCCAAGAACAAGGTCATATCCATGTCAGTCATTCCCTTAACTGCCGGTACTGGGCAATCTGGGGCCTACGATTTGGGAGCGTTAGACAAAGATGTTAACAGCATGGTGCTTATGGCCTATGACTTACATGGTAACGGCACACCGCCTGGACCCGTGAGTCCCTTTAACTGGGTCAAACAAAGCATTAATCTGGCTCTAAAGGCGGGCGTCCAACCCTCCAAACTGTATCTAGGGATTGCTAATTACGGGTACTTATGGAAAGCTGGATCTACTAAGGCCACAACAATTCCGTTGAAAGTGATGTATCAACACAAATACGGCGCCTATACTTGGAATCCAACCTATAAGGAAGCCTATGACCATTACACCTCCAAGGGCGTGTCGTATACGATTTGGTTTGTCAATGACAGAGCCGCCGTAGACCGGATTAAATTGGCCGAACAAGATCATTTGGGAGGGGTTGCGTTCTGGAGAATTGGATACGAAGACGCCAAATGGTGGAACCGGGTCGCCAAAGCCTTAAAACAGCCTGCTCCCACAAAAAGTGGAACAACGGCCACAAGCAAGAAACAAGCCTCACCCCAACATCGAAATAAAACGTAA
- the rpsB gene encoding 30S ribosomal protein S2, with translation MAVISMKQLLEAGVHFGHQTRRWNPKMKPYIFTERNGIYIIDLQKTVRKVDDAYNFVRQIGASGGRMLFIGTKKQAQEAVAEEAQRSGDFYVNQRWLGGMLTNFDTIKKRVKRLAELKEQEASGQWERLPKKEVSILMRQKEKLEKYLGGIEGMTQLPAAVFVVDPRKEHIAVTEARKLGIPIVGIVDTNCDPDEIDYIIPGNDDAIRAVRLLTSKIADALIEGRQGGVTEEQQEEVVEAQ, from the coding sequence ATGGCTGTAATTTCCATGAAGCAACTGCTTGAAGCGGGCGTGCATTTTGGCCACCAAACCCGGCGTTGGAACCCTAAAATGAAACCCTACATTTTTACAGAACGAAACGGTATTTATATCATCGACTTGCAAAAGACTGTACGGAAAGTTGATGATGCATACAATTTTGTTCGTCAAATTGGCGCTAGCGGTGGACGGATGCTGTTCATTGGGACGAAAAAACAAGCGCAAGAAGCCGTAGCAGAAGAAGCTCAACGTTCCGGTGATTTTTATGTGAATCAGCGTTGGTTAGGCGGTATGCTCACGAATTTTGATACGATTAAAAAGCGCGTCAAGCGTCTCGCTGAGCTGAAAGAGCAAGAGGCTAGCGGACAATGGGAACGCCTACCGAAAAAAGAAGTTAGCATTCTGATGCGGCAAAAAGAAAAGTTAGAAAAGTATTTGGGTGGCATTGAAGGAATGACCCAACTTCCCGCTGCGGTATTTGTGGTCGATCCCCGCAAAGAGCACATTGCTGTCACTGAAGCCAGAAAACTTGGGATCCCTATTGTGGGTATTGTGGACACCAATTGTGACCCTGATGAAATTGACTACATTATTCCCGGCAATGACGATGCGATTCGAGCTGTAAGGCTGTTAACGAGCAAGATTGCTGATGCTTTAATCGAAGGGCGACAAGGTGGCGTAACCGAAGAACAGCAAGAAGAGGTTGTTGAGGCCCAATAA
- a CDS encoding response regulator transcription factor, with protein MATRPDIMYRILVVEDEPKYLRLMSTHLRLSGYRVFQSHNGWDALHKVFTEEPHLVVLDLRLPEMDGFEVCKRIRKMGNVPILVLTALNTDEDMIRALDLGADDYVTKPFSPDAVLARIRALLRRSYESVMDTPLPECGRLRLDEEYHNLSVDGRTIHLTPTEWKLLKEFMMHCGKVLTHDHLLGAVWGPEYQGDHEYLRVYVRKLRSYIEPNPRLPVYLVTQAGIGYVLYPSPHGQIKE; from the coding sequence GTGGCTACCCGTCCTGATATCATGTATCGTATTTTGGTGGTTGAAGACGAACCCAAATATCTTCGCTTGATGAGCACTCATTTGCGGTTATCGGGCTACCGCGTTTTTCAATCGCACAATGGGTGGGATGCTTTGCATAAAGTGTTTACGGAAGAGCCGCATTTAGTGGTGTTAGATTTGCGGTTGCCAGAAATGGATGGATTTGAGGTCTGCAAACGCATTCGGAAAATGGGGAATGTCCCCATCCTGGTGCTGACGGCACTTAATACAGATGAAGACATGATTCGTGCACTGGATTTGGGAGCCGATGACTATGTCACCAAACCATTTTCGCCCGACGCCGTATTAGCGAGGATCCGGGCTTTATTGCGGCGTAGCTACGAATCGGTCATGGATACACCCCTACCGGAGTGTGGAAGACTCCGTTTAGATGAGGAATATCACAATTTATCGGTTGACGGCCGGACCATTCATTTGACCCCCACAGAGTGGAAACTTTTGAAGGAATTTATGATGCATTGTGGTAAAGTGTTAACTCATGACCATCTCCTTGGGGCTGTCTGGGGACCGGAGTATCAAGGAGACCACGAATATTTGCGCGTTTATGTGCGTAAATTGCGGTCTTACATCGAACCCAATCCGCGGCTTCCTGTGTACCTAGTGACTCAAGCAGGAATTGGCTATGTATTATATCCTTCCCCTCATGGCCAAATTAAGGAATAA
- the frr gene encoding ribosome recycling factor, whose protein sequence is MLKDILSDAENKMKKAVEVFERDLNSMRAGRAHPGLLEKVPVDYYGAITPLQHLAGISVPESRTLIVQPFDRNAIPAIEKAIMKADLGVSVRVDGSVLRVSVPMLTEERRKDLVKQLRKRLEEEKVAIRNIRREALDALKTEQKEHIITEDDERRGQNDVQKLTDRYIKELEGVAEGREREILTP, encoded by the coding sequence ATGCTTAAGGATATTTTAAGTGACGCCGAGAATAAAATGAAAAAGGCTGTCGAGGTTTTTGAGCGAGATTTGAATTCCATGCGAGCCGGGCGGGCACATCCGGGTCTTTTAGAAAAGGTTCCGGTTGATTATTATGGAGCCATTACGCCATTACAACATCTCGCAGGAATTTCTGTTCCCGAATCCCGCACCCTGATTGTGCAGCCGTTTGACCGGAATGCCATTCCGGCGATTGAAAAAGCCATTATGAAAGCCGATTTAGGGGTATCGGTCCGTGTTGATGGATCTGTACTCCGGGTCAGTGTTCCGATGTTAACAGAGGAGCGTCGAAAAGATTTAGTGAAGCAACTGCGTAAGCGGCTCGAGGAAGAAAAAGTGGCCATTCGCAATATTCGTCGGGAAGCTTTGGACGCCCTGAAGACTGAACAAAAAGAGCACATTATTACTGAGGATGATGAACGGCGGGGGCAAAATGATGTGCAGAAACTTACCGACCGGTACATTAAAGAGCTGGAAGGCGTTGCAGAAGGACGCGAACGGGAAATTTTGACGCCCTGA
- the tsf gene encoding translation elongation factor Ts, whose protein sequence is MISANDVKKLREMTGAGMMECKKALEQANGDFERAIDILRERGLAQAAKKAGREANEGLIESYIHLQGRIGVLLEINCETDFVANTADFHTLAHDIAMHIAAANPRYVSREQVPAEEIEHERQVLSAQAQNEGKPPAIVEKMVAGRIEKYYKEVCLLDQPFIKNPDITVDQLLKEHIARLGEQIVVRRFARFERGEELPVTLA, encoded by the coding sequence GTGATATCCGCTAATGACGTGAAGAAGCTTCGTGAAATGACGGGTGCTGGCATGATGGAATGCAAAAAGGCACTCGAGCAAGCAAATGGGGATTTTGAACGGGCGATAGACATTTTGCGTGAACGGGGATTAGCCCAAGCCGCCAAGAAGGCCGGTCGGGAAGCCAATGAAGGCTTAATCGAAAGCTATATTCATTTGCAAGGCCGGATTGGCGTCTTGCTAGAGATCAATTGTGAAACGGACTTTGTTGCTAACACGGCGGATTTCCATACATTGGCCCATGATATTGCCATGCATATTGCGGCAGCCAATCCACGTTATGTGAGCCGGGAACAAGTACCTGCGGAAGAAATTGAGCATGAACGGCAAGTGCTCAGTGCTCAAGCTCAAAATGAGGGGAAACCACCTGCTATTGTGGAAAAAATGGTAGCGGGACGCATCGAGAAATACTATAAGGAAGTATGCCTGCTGGACCAACCGTTTATTAAAAATCCGGACATCACGGTCGATCAATTATTAAAGGAGCATATCGCCCGCCTTGGCGAGCAGATTGTTGTGAGACGTTTTGCCCGGTTTGAACGGGGAGAAGAATTGCCTGTCACACTGGCTTAA
- the pyrH gene encoding UMP kinase, which produces MSEQPKYRRIVLKLSGEALAGSAGYGIDPTVVDSIARQIKDVLSLGVQTAVVVGGGNIWRGQSGSSKGMDRATADYMGMLATVINALALMDALEKHGVPVRVQTAIEMKEVAEPYIRRRAINHLEKNRVVIFAAGNGNPYFSTDTTAALRAAEIEADVMLKATKEAGVYDADPRTNPEAKKLDEIGYLDVLKENLRVMDATATSLCMDNNIPIVVFNMNQYGNIRKVVLGEPIGTFVRSDHHA; this is translated from the coding sequence ATGTCCGAACAGCCAAAATATCGCCGCATCGTCCTCAAACTGTCCGGGGAAGCACTTGCAGGATCTGCCGGATACGGGATTGACCCCACGGTCGTGGATAGTATTGCCCGCCAAATCAAGGACGTGTTAAGTTTAGGTGTACAGACCGCGGTTGTTGTCGGTGGCGGCAATATCTGGCGGGGACAATCGGGTTCTTCAAAGGGTATGGACCGGGCCACAGCAGATTATATGGGAATGTTGGCAACGGTTATCAATGCCCTGGCCTTGATGGATGCTTTAGAAAAACACGGCGTTCCTGTGCGAGTGCAAACAGCCATTGAGATGAAAGAGGTCGCGGAACCCTACATTCGCCGTCGCGCCATTAACCATTTAGAAAAAAATCGGGTTGTGATTTTTGCTGCGGGTAATGGGAATCCGTATTTCTCTACCGATACAACAGCAGCATTACGGGCTGCAGAAATTGAAGCCGATGTCATGTTAAAAGCCACGAAAGAAGCGGGAGTTTATGATGCCGATCCGCGTACCAATCCCGAAGCGAAAAAATTGGACGAAATCGGCTATCTTGATGTGCTAAAAGAAAACCTCCGGGTGATGGATGCCACGGCGACATCGCTGTGCATGGACAATAATATCCCCATCGTCGTTTTCAACATGAATCAATATGGCAACATCCGGAAGGTCGTGTTAGGTGAACCGATTGGTACGTTTGTAAGGAGCGATCATCATGCTTAA
- the ytvI gene encoding sporulation integral membrane protein YtvI, with the protein MRNYIKRVIIWIVMCGIVYAFWRWYSGLLMPFVLAVLLAVWLDPIVGKLEHWGLSRSLAALLAVISSILGLFVILTVLATVLVTELKQLLRTLPAVVTTIEQSLYGLVDKLGQVQQPFGPGPEGWQMQMQTVSRLVESILRMVANFLVHLPDTMLMLMVAVMAAFFIMRDKERVARHVVAWFPPPWRPYVASMRTDITSGTLGFLKAQLMLVSLTALGTMTGLLLLGLHYAVLIGIVAGVLDFIPYMGPTTILIPWALVQLVTGHPVTVAKIVIVMLAVALVRQIAEPRLVGQNMGLHPLVAILALYLGVQFFGASGFLVGPISAVIIKVMAQVFDPPALDSKS; encoded by the coding sequence ATGCGCAACTATATCAAACGAGTGATTATCTGGATCGTCATGTGTGGCATAGTGTATGCGTTTTGGCGATGGTATAGTGGCCTTCTTATGCCATTTGTCCTCGCAGTGTTGTTGGCAGTGTGGTTAGATCCCATTGTGGGTAAACTGGAGCATTGGGGCCTTTCGCGAAGTTTGGCGGCACTTTTGGCCGTTATCTCTTCGATTTTGGGCTTGTTTGTGATCCTTACTGTGCTAGCGACCGTATTGGTGACTGAATTGAAGCAACTTCTGAGAACGTTACCTGCGGTTGTCACCACAATAGAGCAGAGTTTATATGGTCTCGTCGACAAATTGGGGCAGGTCCAACAGCCCTTTGGTCCAGGTCCTGAGGGTTGGCAAATGCAGATGCAAACCGTATCGCGTTTAGTAGAATCGATTCTTCGCATGGTAGCAAATTTTCTCGTCCATTTGCCGGATACCATGTTAATGTTAATGGTAGCCGTAATGGCAGCCTTTTTTATTATGCGCGATAAGGAGCGGGTGGCCCGGCATGTTGTGGCATGGTTTCCACCGCCTTGGCGTCCTTATGTGGCATCTATGCGCACGGATATCACATCGGGGACTTTAGGGTTTCTCAAGGCACAACTCATGTTGGTGAGTTTGACGGCTTTAGGCACAATGACGGGTTTGTTGTTACTGGGGCTGCATTATGCCGTGCTGATTGGCATAGTGGCTGGCGTTCTCGATTTTATTCCTTATATGGGACCAACAACGATTTTGATTCCTTGGGCCCTGGTTCAACTGGTTACGGGCCATCCGGTCACTGTGGCAAAGATCGTTATCGTGATGTTAGCGGTGGCATTGGTTAGGCAAATTGCTGAGCCTCGGCTCGTGGGCCAGAATATGGGCCTTCATCCGCTTGTAGCCATACTCGCGTTGTACTTGGGGGTTCAATTCTTCGGGGCGTCGGGCTTTTTAGTCGGACCGATCTCGGCAGTCATCATCAAGGTGATGGCGCAAGTCTTTGATCCTCCCGCTCTTGATAGCAAAAGCTAA
- a CDS encoding isoprenyl transferase, with product MDTDARQHLMLDSQNPAQYGKLPRHIAIIMDGNGRWAQQRGLNRAEGHRAGVKALKPIVKECAAMGIEVLTVYAFSTENWSRPQVEVEALWDLLVEYLRSETAELKAEGVRIQTIGNVGALPIRAQKAIDAAMRETASETRMVLNLALNYGGRDELVRAVNRWLDEHRPLSPDSYMTANAIAAHLDTAGLPDPDLLIRSSGELRISNFLLWQLAYAEIYVTETLWPDFNPMELHKAIRAYQKRDRRFGGLRE from the coding sequence ATGGACACAGATGCTCGACAACACCTTATGTTGGATTCACAAAATCCAGCTCAGTACGGCAAGTTGCCCCGTCACATTGCCATTATCATGGACGGAAATGGCCGTTGGGCTCAACAGCGAGGTCTAAATCGTGCCGAGGGACATCGTGCCGGTGTGAAGGCGTTGAAGCCCATTGTCAAAGAGTGTGCTGCAATGGGCATCGAAGTCTTGACAGTCTATGCTTTTTCTACGGAGAATTGGTCAAGGCCTCAAGTCGAAGTGGAGGCTTTATGGGATTTATTAGTGGAATATTTGCGGTCTGAAACGGCCGAGCTGAAGGCTGAAGGGGTTCGTATCCAGACGATTGGAAATGTTGGGGCCTTGCCAATACGAGCTCAGAAAGCCATTGATGCAGCGATGCGTGAAACCGCCAGTGAAACGCGAATGGTATTGAATTTAGCATTAAACTATGGTGGCCGGGATGAATTGGTGCGCGCGGTCAATCGTTGGCTTGATGAGCATCGTCCCTTATCTCCGGATAGCTATATGACAGCCAATGCGATAGCCGCTCACTTAGATACGGCGGGTTTACCTGATCCAGACCTATTGATTCGTTCGAGCGGAGAACTTCGCATTTCCAACTTTCTTTTATGGCAACTTGCTTATGCGGAGATCTACGTTACTGAGACCTTGTGGCCAGATTTCAACCCGATGGAGCTCCATAAGGCGATTCGTGCCTACCAAAAACGCGACCGGCGTTTTGGCGGCCTTCGGGAATAA